A portion of the uncultured Bacteroides sp. genome contains these proteins:
- a CDS encoding DUF6706 family protein, translating into MIIGDYIKLKFQTFGIRLSEADLLDISLGLDEEVTTDNKLKVDVAIARFVPSLLLRAQSISESGFSMSWNIQGIKDYYSWACKQYGLKDELSNRPKVTFL; encoded by the coding sequence ATGATAATAGGTGACTACATAAAACTAAAGTTTCAGACCTTCGGCATTCGATTGTCGGAGGCTGACCTTTTGGATATCTCTCTTGGATTGGATGAAGAGGTGACTACTGATAACAAGCTCAAAGTAGATGTTGCCATTGCGAGGTTCGTCCCTTCTCTCTTACTTCGTGCGCAATCAATTTCAGAAAGTGGGTTTTCAATGTCTTGGAACATTCAGGGCATTAAGGACTACTATTCATGGGCTTGCAAGCAGTACGGATTAAAGGATGAGTTAAGTAATAGACCTAAAGTAACATTTCTATGA